In Rhea pennata isolate bPtePen1 chromosome 8, bPtePen1.pri, whole genome shotgun sequence, one genomic interval encodes:
- the LOC134143778 gene encoding olfactory receptor 5B21-like — MEKDQWENGTSSWEFLLLGMWNIPSLQTPLFLLLFMVYLVSVVGNILIVALVVADWHLHTPMYFFLGNLSYLETCYSSTILPRLLDSFLTGDRTISVQSCIVQFYFFGSFAASECYLLAIMSYNRYLAICQPLLYASIMTWKVCLPMVAASWLMGFLISTAITPFLSQLKFCGSKAIDHFFCDLAPLLELACSDTRKVTLIAFVFSFLDIVFPFLSTLTSYACIIAVIRRIPSSVGRQKAFSTCSSHLTVVSVFYSTLIIVYTLPRTPQLRQLNKVFSFFYTVLTPLVNPLIYSLQNREVREAMRRVLRKALAISRAQNIAVPGS, encoded by the coding sequence ATGGAGAAAGATCAATGGGAGAATGGGACATCATCATGGGAGTTCCTCCTGCTGGGAATGTGGAATATTCCCTCACTCCAGACaccactcttcctcctcttgttCATGGTCTACTTGGTGTCCGTGGTTGGGAATATCCTCATTGTTGCACTGGTGGTTGCAGACTGGCACCTGCACACTCCCATGTACTTCTTTCTGGGCAATCTCTCCTACCTGGAGACCTGCTACAGCTCCACCATCTTGCCTCGGCTGCTGGACAGCTTCCTGACTGGGGACAGGACCATCTCTGTTCAAAGCTGTATTGTACAATTCTATTTCTTTGGTTCTTTTGCAGCTAGCGAATGTTACCTGCTGGCCATAATGTCCTACAATCGATACTTGGCCATATGCCAGCCCTTGCTCTATGCAAGCATCATGACCTGGAAGGTCTGTCTCCCGATGGTGGCTGCATCTTGGTTAATGGGTTTCCTTATCTCTACAGCAATCACTCCTTTCTTATCCCAGTTGAAGTTTTGTGGCTCCAAGGCCATTGACCACTTCTTTTGTGATCTTGCCCCATTGCTGGAACTTGCCTGCAGTGACACTAGGAAAGTCACTCTCATTGCTTTCGTATTCAGCTTCTTGGATATAGTCTTCCCCTTCTTGTCCACCCTGACTTCCTACGCATGCATCATAGCTGTCATTCGGAGGATCCCATCCAGTGTGGGCAGGCAAAAGGCCTTTTCCACCTGCTCCTCACACCTCACTGTTGTCTCTGTTTTCTACAGTACCCTCATCATTGTCTACACACTGCCCAGAACCCCCCAGCTGAGGCAGCTCAACAAAGTGTTCTCCTTTTTCTACACTGTCCTCACACCCCTTGTCAATCCCCTCATTTACAGTCTGCAGAACCGGGAGGTCAGGGAAGCCATGAGAAGAGTGCTCAGAAAAGCTTTGGCCATCTCCAGAGCTCAGAACATTGCTGTGCCAGGGTCTTAA
- the LOC134143779 gene encoding olfactory receptor 6B1-like, with translation MEKGEWENCTSSAEFVLLGMRNVPSLQTPLFLLLLMVYLITVAGNIFIVVLVVADWHLHTPMYFLLGNLSSLEISYSSTILPQLLVSFLTGDRTISARGCIAQFYFFASLVVTECFLLAVMSYDWYLAICQPLLYASLMTQKFSLQLAAASWLVGLLISTVVISFISELKFCGPKVIDHFFCDFKPLLELTCSDTSVVIIVTFFLSFLDLVFPFLFTVASYMCIIATILRIPSSVGRQKAFSTCSSHLTVVTVFYGTLIIVYMLPRTPRLRQLNKVFSFSYTVLTPLVNPLIYSLRNREVRETLRKAVRKALVCTQSS, from the coding sequence ATGGAGAAAGGGGAATGGGAGAATTGCACATCGTCCGCGGAGTTTGTCCTGCTTGGAATGAGGAATGTCCCCTCACTCCAGACaccactcttcctcctcttgctcatGGTCTATTTGATAACGGTGGCTGGGAACATCTTCATTGTTGTGTTGGTGGTGGCAGACTGGCACCTGCACACACCCATGTACTTCCTCCTGGGCAATCTCTCCTCCTTGGAGATCTCCTACAGCTCCACcatcctgccccagctgctggTCAGCTTCCTGACTGGGGACAGGACCATATCTGCTAGGGGCTGCATTGCacaattctatttttttgcCTCTCTTGTGGTTACCGAGTGTTTCCTACTGGCAGTCATGTCCTACGATTGGTACTTGGCCATATGCCAGCCCCTGCTCTATGCAAGCCTCATGACGCAGAAGTTCTcactgcagctggcagcagcatctTGGCTGGTGGGATTGCTAATCTCCACAGTAGTTATTTCTTTCATATCTGAGTTGAAGTTCTGTGGCCCCAAGGTCATTGACCACttcttttgtgattttaaaCCATTGCTGGAGCTCACCTGCAGTGACACCAGTGTGGTTATAATTGTAACTTTCTTCCTATCTTTTTTGGATTTAGTCTTCCCCTTCCTGTTCACAGTGGCCTCCTACATGTGCATCATAGCTACCATCCTGAGGATCCCATCCAGCGTGGGCAGGCAGAAGGCCTTCTCTACCTGCTCCTCTCACCTCACTGTCGTCACTGTTTTCTATGGCACCCTCATCATTGTCTACATGCTGCCCAGAACCCCCAGACTCAGACAGCTCAACAaagtcttctccttttcctacaCTGTCCTCACGCCCCTGGTCAATCCCCTCATCTACAGCCTGCGCAACAGGGAGGTCAGGGAGACCCTGAGGAAAGCAGTGAGGAAAGCTCTGGTCTGCACCCAGAGCTCATAG
- the LOC134143780 gene encoding olfactory receptor 14A16-like: MSNGSSFNEFLLLAFTDTRELQLLHFSLFLGTYLAALLGNGLIITAVTCDHHLHTPMYFFLLNLSVLDLGTISTTVPKSMVNSLWDTRDISYLGCAAQVFFFIFLCSTEYYLLTVMAYDRYVAICKPLHYNIIMGSRACVKMAAAAWASGFLNALLHTANTFSIPLCQGNTVDQFFCEIPQILRLSCSDSYLTEVGLIVITACLGLGCFVFIMVSYVQVFTAVLRMPSEQGRNKAFSMCLPHLAVVFLFVSTIFFAHLKPLSLSSPALDLVVAVLYSVVPPTVNPLIYSMRNKELKDALRKLIQWVQRQHQ; encoded by the coding sequence ATGTCCAACGGCAGCTCCTTCAACGAGTTCCTCCTTCTGGCATTTACAGACACAcgagagctgcagctcttgcacttctcgcTCTTCCTGGGCacctacctggctgccctcctgggcaacggcctcatcatcacagcagTAACCTGCGACCACCACCtgcacacccccatgtacttcttcctcctcaacctctccgTTCTGGACCTTggcaccatctccaccactgtccccaaatccatggtcaattccctgtgggacaccagagACATTTCCTACTTGGGATGTGCTGCTcaagtctttttctttattttcttatgttcaacAGAGTATTATCTTCTCacagtcatggcctatgaccgctatgTTGCCATTTGCAAACCCCTGCACTACAACATaatcatgggcagcagagcctgtgtcaaaatggcagcagctgcctgggccagtggttttctcaatgctctcctgcacactgccaacacattttccatacccctctgccaaggcaacacagtggaccagttcttctgtgagatcCCTCAGATCCTCAGGCTCTCCTGCTCAGACTCCTACCTTACAGAAGTTGGGCTTATCGTGATTACTGCCTGTTTAGGCTtagggtgttttgttttcatcatgGTGTCCTATGTGCAggtcttcactgctgtgctgaggatgccctctgagcagggccggaacaaagccttttccatgtgcctcccgcaCCTGGCTGTGGTCTTCCTGTTTGTCAGCACAATATTTTTTGCTCACTTGAAGCcactctccctctcctccccagctctggatctggtggtggctgttctgtactcggtggtgcctccaacagtgaaccccctcatctacagcatgaggaacaaggagctcaaggatgCACTGAGGAAACTCATCCAATGGGTACAACGTCAGCACCAATAA